Genomic window (Candidatus Firestonebacteria bacterium RIFOXYD2_FULL_39_29):
TGCTAACTGGATCTCTAATCATCCTGTTGATTTCAAAAAGTATGCCAAATTACACGATTCTTTCAAGATTTCTGCCTAAAATTTTAACAAAGAACAGTTCTTTATCCCTTTTTTGTTTAACGAACAATAAAGGTTATAAACGACAATCAAGGTACTGCTGATAATCATTATCATTACTACCTGTTCAAGTGTATTATGAAACATTGTAATTAACCCTATTTGGGCTATTGAAAGAATAATTGTACCATAAATAAATTTATAATTGTTTATAGAAAGCTGATAAATACTCATTATATTATAAAGTGAATACATGGTCATAACAATTGACAAATGGCCAAGTAAGCCGGCGCTTTCCAGGTACTTCTCACCAAAAAAACCTGTTATTATGTAGTTACCAAGCAAGTACGAACCGAGGACAAAAAGAACCCCTACACCAAAAACAACCGATATACTTTTTAACAGTAATCTTTTTGAATCCATGTTTTTTGCATGCAATGCGGCTGCTTTGGGAAATACCATTATAGGAATAATTCCGGTGAGAAACATAACTATTTTTGATATAATCTCCGCGCCGGCATACATACCGGCTTGTTCCGGAAGAAAATAGTGTTTTACCAGTATCATCGTGCTATTTGTAAGAACGGTAAAGCATAATATATTTAAAATAACATTTTTACTGTACTTGAATAGTTCCTGAAATATTTTTTCATCAGGGACTTCACGGCCTTTTATATTTTTATTTAAAACGCCTTTTAATTGGATCCCGGTAAAAAGTAAGGCAATAATCCCGGCTAGAGAGAAGCCCAACACCGCACCGCTTGTTTTAAAACCAAAATAAACCAACACCACGCCAAAAATAAGTTTTGCAAATACTTCCAGTGTACCGCTAATACTAAAATCCAGATATTTCTGCATTCCCTGCAATGCACCGCGATAAACAGGTAAGACTGCCGAAGGAATAAGTACTATTCCCAGTAAAACCACAGGAATAATACTTTCAATTTTCATAAAATCAGTAATCAAACGGGAAAACAGGATAAAAATCAGGAATAGAACTATCCCGGCTATTAAGAGTTTGTTTGATACCGACTTTAGAAGTTGTTGTATTTTATTTTGTTCATTATGCGCATTATATCTTGCAACAAACTTTGTAATAACTGTTTGAATTGTACCGCTTGGAACAGAAGCAATAACAATGACAGATAATAAAGATGTGACTTCAGCATAATTTGCAGGACCAAGCATCCTTCCTATTATTATATTATATAAATAATTAGAAAATCCGCCGAGGATAGAAGCAATAAAAAGAATTCCTCCGTCTTTCAGAGTACTTTTTCCTATCATTTAACCTTTCCTCTCCAGTAATCGAGGGTATCAGACAGGGTCTTTTTTAATGAATATTCCAATTTCCAGCCCGTTTGCTTTACAAATTTTCTGTTATCACCCACCCAGACAGGAACATCAGACAACCGCATTTTTTTGGGATCTATTTTTATTTTAACTTTTACTTTCGAAAAACTTAAAAGGATCCGAAGGATCTCGGATATCTTATAGCCTTTGCCTGAACATAGATTGTAGACCTCGCCCGGAATTCCTTTCTCAGTGCAAAGCCAGTATGCTTTTACGATATCTCTGACATCGGTAAAATCACGTACAGAATCAAGATTTCCCACATTAATAAAAGGCTCTTGTTTGCCTTTTTCAATCATGGCAATCTGCTTTGCAAAATTAGAAACCACAAATTTATCATTTTGGCGGGGACCTATATGATTAAAAGAACGGGTTCTAACTACTTTCAGACCATAACTTTTAAAGTATTGATACCCAAGATAATCCTGCGCAATCTTACTTACAGCATACGGAGATAAAGGACGCAGTTCATTCTTTTCCGATATAGGAAGCTCCTTTTTAGCGGCCAACCCATACTCCTCACTTGAACAGGCAATCTGGATCCAAGGATTAAGTCTCAATTCTACAAGTGCATTAAAAATGTTTAATTCACTGAAAACGTTCATTTCAAAAGTATTTTGAGGGCTGGACCAGGAGTCCCCGACAAATGCGCTGCCGGCAAGATGCAATATTCTGTCCGGTTTTATTTCTTTTACTAGTTTCCTGACCGGAGTACTTTGTCTGAGATCACAGGCATGAAATTTAATTTTATTTATAGAACTTTCAATATTGGCACTTTTTTCTCCGCCAAGAATATCCGCCCCGTGTATTTCTATATTTTTTTTATTCAGCAGAAAATCAACCAAATGACTGCCTACAAAACCGCTTACGCCGGTTATCAAAACACGCTGTTTAGACAAAACCTTCTCCTTAAAGTACAAATTCGAAGACTTAAACTTGTCCGTCGAAAGCGAGATCTCGCCATAGGCGGAAAACTTGAAAAAACCACAAACAAAAAACCAAAAAAATCAAGTATTTGTAGTTGCCTGATTTCATCAGGCGGCTCAATGAATTGAGCAACTACATTACCATTTTAATAAATTACTACTCTCTTCTTTTCGAGTTTTCTTTCTCTTATTTTTCGAATTTTGAGTTTCGTGCTTCGAATTTGTTTTTACTTTAGTCTTTCTTCCACCATTTTTTCGCGAACTTTTTCCTGATTATCTCATCACCTTGTCCAATTGCACAAAGTCCTGCTTTTCTCATATCTGAATCAACCATGATCTTTATAAGATCTTGAAAAGTTACTTTTGGCGTCCATTTTAAGGTTTTAACCGCTTTTCGATTATCTGCCAGCAACACATCAACTTCTGTAGCTCTGTAATACCTGGGATCTGTCTTTACATGCTTTTTCCAATCCAAACCCGCATATGCAAATGCCTTTTCTATAAATTCTTTTACAGAATGCGTTTCTCCGGTGCCGATAACATAATCTCCGGAAGTTTTATGCTGCAGCATTTTATGCATGGCTTCTACATATTCAGGAGTAAAACCCCAGTCTCTTTTCGCGTCAAGATTACCCATATATAAATATTTTTGTTTTCCTGCAAGTATAGAAGATATTCCCATTGTCACTTTTCTGGTAACAAAGTTTTCTCCGCGTCTCGGACTCTCATGGTTAAACAAAATCCCGTTACAGATGAAAAGATTATAACCTTCACGGTAATTTTTCGCCATCCAATAGGAATATAATTTTGCGCAAGCATAAGGACTTCTTGGCGCAAACAGTGTATTTTCGCTTTGGGGCGGTTTTGCCGAGCCGAACATTTCACTGGAAGAAGCCTGATAAAACTTGATTTTCTTTTTACTTCTCCTTATTGCTTCAAGAATCCTTGTGGTACCAAGACCGGTCACATTACCCGTATATTCTGAAATATCAAAGCTTACTCTGACATGGCTCTGAGCTCCAAGATGATATACTTCATCAGGTCTGACATTATAAACTATATCCGATATTTGTTCTCCATCCGCCAGGTCCCCGTAATGAATAAATAGCTTGTTACCCTTCGCATGATCATCCCTGTGAATATGGTCAATTCTCTCCCGGTTCATAGTACTGGCTCTTCGAACTATTCCGTGAACTTCATAGCCCTTACTCAACAACAACTCTGTAAGGTAACTTCCGTCCTGACCGGTTACGCCGGTTATTAGTGCGGTTTTACTCATGTAAAGACCTCCTTGTAAGTACAAACTCGAAGCTCTAAATTCGAAACAAAACAGATAAACAATAAATTCCAAAACAATACTCAACTAATTTCAAAAGAACAAATGCTGCATATTTTAAAAATACTTTGCCTATATATTGCTTCGTTTTTCAAATTTCCAACTTCGAATTTGCTTCTACTTTATTTTGGTCCTAAAGTACGCTATTGTTCTTGCAATTCCTTTTTCAAGATCCACCTTTGGCTCCCAATGAAGCAACTTTCTTGCTTTTGTTATATCGGGACATCTTTGCTTGGGATCATCCACAGGAATCGGTTTATAGATTATTTTGCTTTTTGTACCGGTCATTTTAATTATTGTTTTTGCGAAATCCAATATAGTATTTTCAGTCGGGTTCCCGATATTTACCGGTAGATTATAATCTGACATAAGCAGCTTGTAAATCCCATCCACTAAATCTGAGACGTAACAAAAACTTCTAGTCTGTTTTCCTTCTCCATAAACTGTAATATCCCGACCTTTTAATGCCTGATAAATAAAATTAGGAACTACTCTTCCGTCATTAATCTGCATACGTTCTCCGTATGTATTAAAAATCCTTACTATTTTTGTATCAATTTTATGTACACGATGATACGCCATTGTTAGAGCTTCCGAAAAACGTTTTGCCTCATCATACATGCTTCTTGGTCCGATGGAATTTACATTACCCCAGTATTCTTCTACTTGGGGATGGACATGAGGATCTCCGTAAATTTCGGAGGTGGAAGCCACAATAAACCGTGCTTTCTTTGCTTTTGCAAGTCCAAGGGCATTATGAGTGCCAAGAGAACCGACTTTAGCCGTCTTTATCGGATGGTTTGTATAGTCAACAGGACTTGCGGGTGATGCAAAATGCAGAACGTAATCCACTTTGCCTGCGATTTTAAGGGGCTTTGTTATATCATGTTTGATGAATTTTAAATATTTTCTATCCAAATGCGCAATATTATCTTTGCTTCCGGTCAAGAGATTATCAACACATATGACAAGGTGACCCTTATTAATAAAGTACTCGCATAAATGGGAACCAAGAAAACCGGCACCACCGGTAATAAGAGCTGTTTTTTTAGACATAAAATATACTCCTTTAAAGGCATCAAGTACAAACTCGAAGACTTCAGATGAATCAATCACTAAGATCTAAGCACTAAATTCTAAACAATTACTAACTAAATTTTAATGACTAAACGAAATCTTTGTACTTATATTATTAAACTTCCTTATGTTTAGTGCTTAGAGCTTTATTCTTAGTCATTGTTCTTCTTAGTGCTTAGAATTTAAATCTTAGTAATTGAACTTATTCGGTCTTCAAATTTGTTCTACCCGGGCCTTCCTACTGATCTGTACGTTATACCGACTTCCTTCATCTTCTTTGGGTCGTAGAGGTTTCTGGCATCAATAATTACGGGAGCTTTCAACAAACCTTTAACCTTGATTAGATCTAAATTTTTGAAATCTTCCCAGTCGGTCAGGATTAACAGC
Coding sequences:
- a CDS encoding GDP-mannose 4,6-dehydratase is translated as MSKQRVLITGVSGFVGSHLVDFLLNKKNIEIHGADILGGEKSANIESSINKIKFHACDLRQSTPVRKLVKEIKPDRILHLAGSAFVGDSWSSPQNTFEMNVFSELNIFNALVELRLNPWIQIACSSEEYGLAAKKELPISEKNELRPLSPYAVSKIAQDYLGYQYFKSYGLKVVRTRSFNHIGPRQNDKFVVSNFAKQIAMIEKGKQEPFINVGNLDSVRDFTDVRDIVKAYWLCTEKGIPGEVYNLCSGKGYKISEILRILLSFSKVKVKIKIDPKKMRLSDVPVWVGDNRKFVKQTGWKLEYSLKKTLSDTLDYWRGKVK
- a CDS encoding GDP-mannose 4,6-dehydratase: MSKTALITGVTGQDGSYLTELLLSKGYEVHGIVRRASTMNRERIDHIHRDDHAKGNKLFIHYGDLADGEQISDIVYNVRPDEVYHLGAQSHVRVSFDISEYTGNVTGLGTTRILEAIRRSKKKIKFYQASSSEMFGSAKPPQSENTLFAPRSPYACAKLYSYWMAKNYREGYNLFICNGILFNHESPRRGENFVTRKVTMGISSILAGKQKYLYMGNLDAKRDWGFTPEYVEAMHKMLQHKTSGDYVIGTGETHSVKEFIEKAFAYAGLDWKKHVKTDPRYYRATEVDVLLADNRKAVKTLKWTPKVTFQDLIKIMVDSDMRKAGLCAIGQGDEIIRKKFAKKWWKKD
- a CDS encoding NAD-dependent dehydratase, with translation MSKKTALITGGAGFLGSHLCEYFINKGHLVICVDNLLTGSKDNIAHLDRKYLKFIKHDITKPLKIAGKVDYVLHFASPASPVDYTNHPIKTAKVGSLGTHNALGLAKAKKARFIVASTSEIYGDPHVHPQVEEYWGNVNSIGPRSMYDEAKRFSEALTMAYHRVHKIDTKIVRIFNTYGERMQINDGRVVPNFIYQALKGRDITVYGEGKQTRSFCYVSDLVDGIYKLLMSDYNLPVNIGNPTENTILDFAKTIIKMTGTKSKIIYKPIPVDDPKQRCPDITKARKLLHWEPKVDLEKGIARTIAYFRTKIK